The nucleotide window CAAAGCCCATTCGGCCGAACAGCTTCATCGGGCTGGTAAAGAACTGCTGCATGTAGGCGACGGTCAATAAGTCGAGCACTACCCGCGTGGTGCGGCCAATGCCGTATTTCGTTTGACCAAACCGCCGGGCATGATGCCGCGTAACGACTTCCACGCACTTCGCCCCGCGCTGATGCGCCAGGATGGGAATGAAGCGGTGCATCTCGCCGTACAGTTCCAACTCGACAGCAATCTCGCGGCGGATCGCCTTGAGGGTGCAGCCGAGGTCATGAATCGGAAATTTGGTAACCTTCGAGATCAGCCAGTTGGCGATCTTCGAGGGGAGCTTGCGATTGACGAACGCATCCTGGCGATTCTTCCGCCAGCCATGCACCAGGTCGTACCCTTCGTCGATCTTCTCGAGCATCATCGGAATGTCTTCCGGATCGTTCTGCATGTCGCCATCCAGCGTGATCACCACGTCCATCGACGCGTGCTGAATGCCTGCGTGCATGGCAGCCGTCTGGCCATAGTTGCGGCGAAACTCCACCACCTTCACATGCGGATCAGTCGCGGCCACTTCCTTCAGCTTGGCCGTCGAACCATCGCTGGACCCGTCGTCGACAAACAAAATCTCATAGTCCCGCCCCAGGTTCGCTAGCACCGCGTGCAAGCTGCTGTAGAGCAGAGGAATGGTCTCGATTTCGTTGTAAACAGGAACGACAACGGAAACGCTCATAATGGCAAAACCCGCGTGAAACTCGAAGAAAACAGGGGCCACCGCCAGAATCAAAAGACCCCGACGCAGCCCAATCCGCGGGGATGTTAGCAAAGGGAGGCTTTCGGGGGCAAGGCGAGTCCTGGCGGTACAACCAACTCTCCGGGGTGCCACGGAAGCAGGTTGAAAAATAAACCGAAATCCCTAACCCCAGCCTGCCTGCTGGCTTAGCACTGGCAGGCCGGGGGCCTGGGTGTACGGGCTCAAATTTGTGCCTTCACATAGACACACCATGCCTGTAAACTTGTACACATCCCGCGAGTCCTGCTCGACTCTGGGGATTCACCCCAACTTCTATGTGGGTGTGCGACAGCGGTAACCCTACAAACACCGGTTGCCTTTCATTTCGAATGCCAACCAACCTCTTTGTGCTGGGTATCGGGTGCCACGCCCAAGTCCGCTTGGGCGTGCGAAGCAGGTACCAGCTAACCACCAGTCATTGGTGTGAATTGTTTCAACTTCCAAGACACCCTCAAGAAGACTTGGGCGTGGCCCCCGGATTGTTGAATTCCACGTTCTCAACCAACGATTGACGTAATTCCTTTGTCATCACACGCGCCGCCGCGCGCACCGTCTCCTTTCACCGAAAGCCAAACCCCATGTCCCACGAACACGAAATCCCCGAGCGTCTCACTCGCGAGTGGCTCGAGCAGGCTACCACCGCCCAGGTGATTGCCTGCATTAAAAGACGGCACCAGCAAATGCGTGACCGACTGCAAGAGAAGCAGCAAAAGATCGAACGGCTACGGCAAGAGCTGGCCACAATCCAAGCGGCCAGCACCGAACCGCCGCCAGTTGCAAAGCAACCAGCACCAACGCCCGTCGAATCAATTCCCGGGTGCCACGTCCAAGTCCGCTTGGGCGTGCAAACGAGGTACCCGCCTACCACCGGTCATCGGTGTGACTCATTCCAACTTCCCAGGCACGCCCAAGCGGACTTGGACGTGGCACCCGGATTCTTGGGGTTCAGTCCACTAAAACGCAGGGCGAAACCACGTACACTGCTGCGCCCACCGATCAGGCGGGCCACGCGTGGACGTCCCAGGGACCCTTGCGCGATCCTGGGCAGCAGTGCCTGGCGGAACCGCACCGATGCACGCGAACCGCCGTGACCATTCTGCCCCCTCTCCCCGCCGGAGCGAGGGTACAAGAGGGGGATTGCGCGCCTACTTCATAAACCTTCTGAGAATTTACGGCACGCCGACCGGAAAATACTTGTTTTACCGTACTTCGGCGACTTAACTGAATGGTTCTCCCCAAGTTACGTCGTATGCTTGGTAGACATACGATGCGATCGAAATGAAGGACGCTGCGATGAGATTACTCCTGGTGATGGCATGTTGCACTATCGCAACATCTTCTGCTTTGGCTCAAGACTATGGTGTGCCGGTCGTGCCGCTGTACGGCGACTATGGCCATGCTTCCACGGCGGCCGAAGGGGCCCTGGATGGAATGGCCAATGTGGTCAGCGCCCAGGGTTCGTACAACCTGCAAACCTCTCAGGCGGCAATCAACATGACCCAGGCCCAGAGCCAGGAGATTGCCAACCATCAGCAGTACGCCAACACCTACTTCCAGATGCGGGCCCAGCGCGACGCCTACGAGGCGAAGAAGCACCCGCGTCCGACTGAAGAACAGCTGGTGCAGCTGGCCCAATCGGAAGCCCCCAAAGGCCTTCCCGACGGCAGCGTCAACAAGGAAACCGGCAAGCTCAACTGGCCGCTCCTACTGCAGTACCCCGAGTTCGCTCCCCAAGAGAAAACCGTCGAAGGCCTACTGACCAAGAAGACAGCCAACGGCATGCTCGGTGCTCAGGACACCCAGCAGTTTACCCAGGCGGTCGAAGAAATGGCCGTCACCCTGAAGCGCGGCATCACCAAGGTACCGCCGCAGCAGTACATGGAAGCCTACACGTTCCTGAACAAGCTGCTCTACTCGACCTGCCAGACCCAGTTGCCGTAGTCAAACGTTTTGCTTTGGAGATCCCCGTCGTGATTCGACATAACACCCTATTCGTATTAGCTGTCCTGACTTCGGCTACCTGGTACTCGTTCGCCGCCGCAGAAGATGCCGCCAAGCCATCGGTCGAGGCCCTCATTCAAGCCACCGCCAGCGAAGACGCCACCGTTCGACGTGAAGCGATCGCCGCGCTGGTGGCCCTCAAGCCAGGACCGGCCGTCACAATCCCGCTGTTCACCAAACTGCTGGAAGATGCCGACCCCGCCGTGCGGCTCCGCGTGATGAATGCAATTGCCGATGCTGGCCCCGCGACCGTGCCCGGCTTGATCGAAGCGCTGAAGAACGACAAAGCCGCCTTCTGGGCGTGCTTGATCCTCCGCGACCTGGGCCCTGCCGCCGCCGATGCCGCCCCGGCCCTGGCAGGCCTCGTCGAAAACGGCCAAGGCGAAATCCGCCGCGAAGCACTGTTGGCCCTGGCCACCATGCCTGCCGCCGCCGAGAAGTACACGCCGGTCATCACGAAGTGCCTGGATGACGAGCAGTTGGAGATCGCCGCGATCTACACCTTGGGCCGCATCGGCAAGCTGCCGAAGGAAACAGCCCAGCGGCTAGTAGCCGATGCCCGCGGTGAAGGCCTGAAATCGCTGGTCAGCCTGTGGGCCCTGGCCCGGTCGAATCCCGACAACCAAGAGCTGAACCAAGCGGCCATCAAACGCCTGGCTGCCGGCTTGAATTCCCCCTATCCACTGGTTCGCGCGATGGCATCGCAAGGACTCGTTTCATTGAAGGCACCTCCTGAACTGCTCAAGGCCGCGCTGCAGAAAGACCTGAGCATGGCCGAAGAACCGGTCGTGCGTAACGCGCTGAACGTGTTGGCGTCGATGGGCCCCGATGGGGTCGAGCTGCTTACCGAAGCGCTGAAGCACCCCAGCGTTCAGTACGACGCGATCGTCATCATCGGCGACCTGGGCCCGAAAGGGGCACCTGCGGCCGCCGCGCTGGGCGAGCTGATCGAAAGCGACAATCTGCGGGTCGCCAACCAGGCCGTCGTGACGCTGGGGCTGATCGGTCCTGCTGCCAA belongs to Blastopirellula marina and includes:
- a CDS encoding HEAT repeat domain-containing protein: MIRHNTLFVLAVLTSATWYSFAAAEDAAKPSVEALIQATASEDATVRREAIAALVALKPGPAVTIPLFTKLLEDADPAVRLRVMNAIADAGPATVPGLIEALKNDKAAFWACLILRDLGPAAADAAPALAGLVENGQGEIRREALLALATMPAAAEKYTPVITKCLDDEQLEIAAIYTLGRIGKLPKETAQRLVADARGEGLKSLVSLWALARSNPDNQELNQAAIKRLAAGLNSPYPLVRAMASQGLVSLKAPPELLKAALQKDLSMAEEPVVRNALNVLASMGPDGVELLTEALKHPSVQYDAIVIIGDLGPKGAPAAAALGELIESDNLRVANQAVVTLGLIGPAAKSAVPQLTKALESGQGSIVHNSALSLGRIGPDAKAATATLGKVMESSDDPSLQMLCAWALVHIDGQSEATQQKVAPVIAAAAKSDNPVLQKAAGELSAKLNSSGN
- a CDS encoding glycosyltransferase family 2 protein; amino-acid sequence: MSVSVVVPVYNEIETIPLLYSSLHAVLANLGRDYEILFVDDGSSDGSTAKLKEVAATDPHVKVVEFRRNYGQTAAMHAGIQHASMDVVITLDGDMQNDPEDIPMMLEKIDEGYDLVHGWRKNRQDAFVNRKLPSKIANWLISKVTKFPIHDLGCTLKAIRREIAVELELYGEMHRFIPILAHQRGAKCVEVVTRHHARRFGQTKYGIGRTTRVVLDLLTVAYMQQFFTSPMKLFGRMGFACLGIAGLSVMTTIGMKLIGGVDMTGNPLLLFAVLSTILGSQMFGMGLLGEVNARIYYASNGNDSYAVRSLTNFDADSPQSIKMRRQAA